Within the Laspinema palackyanum D2c genome, the region TTGGCATCAACACCGGACCCGTGGTCGCCGGTGTCATTGGCATCAAAAAATTCACCTACGACCTCTGGGGAGATGCTGTAAACACCGCCTCTCGCATGGAATCCCACGGAATCACGGGAAAAATTCAGATTTCCGAAACCACCTATCATTTATTACAAGATAAGTATAAAATTGAGGAACGCGGTCTGATCGAAATTAAAGGCAAAGGAGAAATGAAAACCTATTTTCTCACAGGTCGAAATCGGTCTGCTCTTTAAATGTTCCTGCATCAGGTTCGCGATCGCCTCCGATCGCCAAGGGCATCAGGGCATCCAAATTAAAGTCCCCAACGGGGATTAATTCTACTTGACGACCCTCTTCCTGATGAGTCAGGACCAGGCGTAAATAATCATCAGGCTTGTAGGGTAAGCGTTCCGCCCATTCGATCGCCACCAGACCCGGTTCCGTCTCCGTCCCTTCCCAGTAACTCTCCAGATTTAGTCCTGAGACTTCAGTGGGGTCCAAGCGGTAGAGGTCCAAATGATACAGGGGGATGCGGCCTTCCAGATATTCCACAATTAAGGTAAAGGTGGGACTGACAATGGATTCAGCGATCGCCAAACCCGACCCAATCCCTTGCACCAGGGTGGTTTTACCCGCGCCTAAATCTCCTTCGAGTAAAATTGTGGTCCCTGGAAGGCAGCGTTGTCCGAGGATGAAGCCTAGAGATTTCGTCGCATCTGCATCGGGCAACAGGAACTTAAGGATGGATTGACTCATAGATGAAAGAATAAGCGAAGACCAGAACTGGGGAATCCGAGAGAAAAGTCTTAAAAATTATAACAGAATGACCGATAAAAAGACGATTAATTGGACTCCCTATTGAGCCGTTAACTCTTGAGTAGTTTAGCGGTTAAATAGGGGGATTTGGTCCAGTTCAGTGCTGTGGGAAAAGGTTAGTAATTTATAAATCTGAACCTGAGAAACGATGTAAGCGAAAGGTGTGTGAGGAGACCGAAACGGTGAAAGCGCACTAGCGGGCGGCCGAGAGGATACCGGCAGTGCTTTTAATATGAACGTGAGCATACCAGCGGATCAACACCTGGGCCAAGAGTTGGTGATCATGACGGACATAACCCGTTTCCCGGTCCTCCTGCATCACATTAGCGAACACCACACTGCGGCCAAGTTCAGTAATCGTGGGGCGATCGACATATACGGGATGAGAGTTATCTTGGGAATAGCGAATCAAAGATTGAGCCGAAGGCATTTGCTGTTGTACCAATACGGAACTAAACAGCTTTAATCCACAAGCGCGATCGATAGCTTTAATATGATCGGCAACAGTGTAGCCATCGGTTTCGCCCGGTTGGGTCATGATATTGCAAACATAAATTTTAGGAACATTGCGCTTGGCAATTTCTTCGGCAATTTCCGGCACTAATAGATTAGGAATTACGCTGGTATAGAGACTTCCCGGGCCCAAAATAATGAAATCAGCCTCACGAATCGCCTGAATGGCTTTAGGTAGCGGGGGTGGATTAGCTGGAGTGCAGCCAATTTTGACAATTTTGCCATTGGCTTCCGTAATACTGGATTCTCCCTCAATGCGACGACCATCAGCCAACTCCGCCCAGAGATTGACATCACAGAGGGTAGAGGGGAGGACTTGACCCCGGACCGCCAGAACCTTAGAACTCGTGGCGATCGCCCGTTCCAAATCTCCACTAATATCACTCATCGCCGTCAGAAACAGATTCCCAAAACTATGGCCCGTCAGCCCATTTCCGGCCTTAAAACGGTATTGAAACAGTTCCGTTAATAACTTTTCCTCATCAGCGAGGGCCGCTAAACAGTTGCGAATATCTCCCGGAGGCAGCACCCCATTTTCTCGGCGCAGCCGTCCCGAGGACCCACCATCATCGGCTACAGTGACGATCGCCGTAATGTTAGCACTATAAGTCTTGAGTCCCCGGAGTAGGGTAGAAAGACCCGTGCCACCTCCAACCACCACAATTTTCGCGCCCCGATTTAACTTACGGTGATGCAGCAAGACATCAATCAACTCATCCTCGGCACCGGGTCTTAA harbors:
- the tsaE gene encoding tRNA (adenosine(37)-N6)-threonylcarbamoyltransferase complex ATPase subunit type 1 TsaE, with protein sequence MSQSILKFLLPDADATKSLGFILGQRCLPGTTILLEGDLGAGKTTLVQGIGSGLAIAESIVSPTFTLIVEYLEGRIPLYHLDLYRLDPTEVSGLNLESYWEGTETEPGLVAIEWAERLPYKPDDYLRLVLTHQEEGRQVELIPVGDFNLDALMPLAIGGDREPDAGTFKEQTDFDL
- a CDS encoding gluconeogenesis factor YvcK family protein encodes the protein MSIGLLKQAFHALKPDPLFRRGMRFNHWFKWLAPGLFVKRWLLLSAVGVLLTLLGLAIWVKLTPIFFAIQLIEKTLTQLATVIPSYISGPFVLLFGIFFILWGQTRTVGSITEVLRPGAEDELIDVLLHHRKLNRGAKIVVVGGGTGLSTLLRGLKTYSANITAIVTVADDGGSSGRLRRENGVLPPGDIRNCLAALADEEKLLTELFQYRFKAGNGLTGHSFGNLFLTAMSDISGDLERAIATSSKVLAVRGQVLPSTLCDVNLWAELADGRRIEGESSITEANGKIVKIGCTPANPPPLPKAIQAIREADFIILGPGSLYTSVIPNLLVPEIAEEIAKRNVPKIYVCNIMTQPGETDGYTVADHIKAIDRACGLKLFSSVLVQQQMPSAQSLIRYSQDNSHPVYVDRPTITELGRSVVFANVMQEDRETGYVRHDHQLLAQVLIRWYAHVHIKSTAGILSAAR